The DNA window TGTCGGCATGTACGTTGCGGATGCCAAGGAAGACGCCCATGGCCGCGGCGATACCTATTGCGGGCGCCCCGCGCACCCTCAACATCTTTATGGCCTCCCACAGGCACTCCTTGTTGTCACAGTAAATAAACTTGAATTCTCCAGGCAGCAGGGTCTGGTCGATAAGCTTTACCCTGCCGTCCGCGCCGCCTTCCCATTCTATAGTGGGTATAGACACCTGCCCTTTGCTCTTCTCCATCTCTATTAGTCTTCCGCACCCAACTCTCGTTTGACCTCTTCGGAGCGCTTCTTTACGTCTTCGGCAAGCCTCTTCTTGTAATCCTCCAGTTTCTGCCTGAGGGCGGGGTCTTTTATGCCAAGTATCTCGGCCGCCAGTATGGCCGCGTTGTGCGCCCCCGCCTTGCCAAGCCCGGCAACGGCCACGGGCACCCCCGCCGGCATCTGAACCATAGAATACAGCGCGTCTGTCCCGCCGAGCGGCGGGTTAACTACGGGTACGCCGATGACCGGCACCG is part of the Candidatus Bathyanammoxibius amoris genome and encodes:
- the purE gene encoding 5-(carboxyamino)imidazole ribonucleotide mutase, which translates into the protein MSGISSDKSARKRVGVVMGSNSDLDTMRETIKALKEFGLKFDVDVISCHRTPQLAHEYAAGAEKNGYEVIIAGAGSAAALPGVLASLTTVPVIGVPVVNPPLGGTDALYSMVQMPAGVPVAVAGLGKAGAHNAAILAAEILGIKDPALRQKLEDYKKRLAEDVKKRSEEVKRELGAED